In a genomic window of Flavobacterium lipolyticum:
- the purB gene encoding adenylosuccinate lyase, with protein MTTLNELNAISPIDGRYRNKTLSLAPFFSEEALIKYRVLVEIEYFIALCEVPLPQLSDVNPDLFESLRNIYKNFSTEDALWIKETEKVTNHDVKAVEYFIKDAFEKLGLSQYKEFIHFGLTSQDINNTAIPLSTKEAFEQVYMPSLIALISKLKELSVEWAAIPMLARTHGQPASPTRLGKEILVFVERLEEQMRLLFNIPFAAKFGGATGNYNAHHVAYPQIDWKQFGNKFVETDLGLHHSFPTTQIEHYDHFAAFFDALKRINTIIIDLDRDIWTYVSMDYFKQKIKAGEIGSSAMPHKVNPIDFENSEGNLGIANAIFEHLAAKLPVSRLQRDLTDSTVLRNIGVPMGHTIIAFEASLKGLNKLLLNEAKFAEDLEKNWAVVAEAIQTILRREAYPNPYEALKGLTRTNEAIDKNAIHNFIATLEVSDAVRAELLAITPSNYVGI; from the coding sequence ATGACTACTTTAAACGAATTGAATGCTATATCTCCAATTGACGGAAGATATAGAAATAAAACCCTTTCATTAGCACCATTTTTCTCTGAGGAAGCTTTAATCAAATACCGGGTACTGGTTGAAATTGAATATTTCATCGCTTTGTGCGAAGTACCTTTGCCACAGCTTTCGGACGTAAATCCTGATCTGTTTGAAAGTTTAAGAAACATCTATAAAAATTTCTCTACTGAAGATGCTCTTTGGATTAAAGAAACCGAAAAAGTAACCAATCACGATGTAAAAGCCGTAGAATACTTTATCAAAGATGCTTTCGAAAAACTGGGTTTATCTCAATACAAAGAATTCATTCACTTCGGATTAACTTCTCAGGATATCAACAACACTGCGATTCCACTTTCAACAAAAGAAGCGTTTGAGCAGGTTTATATGCCTTCGTTAATTGCTTTAATTTCTAAATTAAAAGAACTAAGCGTAGAATGGGCAGCTATTCCAATGTTGGCACGCACACACGGACAGCCTGCTTCTCCTACTCGTTTAGGAAAAGAAATTTTAGTTTTTGTAGAGCGTTTAGAAGAACAAATGCGTTTGTTATTTAATATTCCGTTTGCTGCTAAATTTGGTGGTGCAACCGGAAATTACAATGCACATCACGTAGCTTACCCACAGATCGACTGGAAACAGTTTGGTAATAAATTTGTAGAAACGGATCTTGGCTTACACCATTCCTTCCCTACCACTCAAATCGAACATTATGACCATTTTGCTGCATTCTTCGATGCTTTAAAAAGAATCAATACGATCATCATCGATTTAGATCGTGATATCTGGACGTATGTTTCGATGGATTATTTCAAACAAAAAATCAAAGCGGGAGAAATTGGCTCCTCTGCTATGCCACATAAAGTAAACCCTATTGATTTCGAAAATTCAGAAGGAAACTTAGGAATTGCGAATGCTATTTTTGAGCATTTAGCCGCAAAATTACCGGTTTCGAGATTGCAGCGTGATTTAACAGACAGCACCGTTTTACGTAATATCGGAGTTCCAATGGGACATACCATTATTGCTTTTGAGGCTTCTTTAAAAGGTTTAAACAAATTATTGCTGAATGAAGCTAAATTTGCTGAAGATTTAGAGAAAAACTGGGCTGTTGTAGCCGAAGCAATTCAAACAATCCTTCGTCGTGAGGCTTATCCAAATCCGTATGAAGCCTTGAAAGGTTTAACCAGAACAAATGAAGCAATTGACAAAAATGCCATTCATAATTTTATTGCTACTTTAGAAGTTTCTGATGCTGTCAGAGCCGAATTATTAGCCATTACCCCTAGTAATTATGTGGGAATTTAA
- a CDS encoding sulfotransferase family protein — MENTNHPLLNWIPYKLIEKENEVYLEWLYLADKRYVDPFFDETISKCKSHAYNSTSFKIVSTVENLVDWSNELVSADLKSLVFHVSRCGSTMLSQSLATSKENIMISEAPLIDEILRSHNFGTDKKSVLLQSALKFLGQKRFPEQKNLIVKLDAWHIFKAGYLRSIFSGLPFALLFRNPGEVLKSHQKMMGMHMVPNLLPPEVFGITAREISEISFQQYGALVLGKYFQGFLDFYETDQNVVKLNYNDGMRSVIEKYISFINIDYSTNELEKMYERLNRHSKNGNATFEGDSFKEEALEIDLTLVNNLHEKLGNIFVEDASH, encoded by the coding sequence ATGGAAAACACAAATCATCCTTTACTAAATTGGATTCCCTATAAATTAATCGAAAAAGAAAATGAAGTTTATCTGGAATGGCTGTACCTGGCTGATAAAAGATATGTCGATCCTTTTTTTGATGAAACCATTTCGAAATGTAAGAGTCATGCCTATAATTCAACATCATTTAAAATTGTTAGTACGGTAGAAAATTTAGTAGACTGGTCAAACGAATTGGTTTCGGCAGATTTAAAATCACTCGTATTTCATGTTTCCCGATGTGGTTCTACAATGCTGAGTCAATCGCTGGCAACTTCGAAGGAGAATATTATGATTTCGGAAGCACCTCTTATCGATGAAATTTTAAGGAGTCATAATTTTGGAACAGATAAAAAAAGCGTGCTTTTACAATCGGCTTTGAAATTCTTAGGTCAAAAAAGATTTCCGGAACAAAAGAATTTAATTGTAAAATTAGATGCCTGGCATATTTTTAAAGCCGGATATCTGAGGTCAATATTTTCCGGGCTGCCTTTTGCTTTGCTTTTTAGGAATCCGGGTGAAGTCTTAAAATCACATCAAAAAATGATGGGGATGCACATGGTTCCAAATTTATTACCGCCGGAAGTTTTTGGGATTACCGCCAGAGAAATTAGCGAGATCAGTTTCCAGCAATATGGAGCCTTGGTCTTAGGGAAGTATTTTCAGGGTTTTCTGGATTTTTATGAAACAGATCAAAATGTCGTAAAACTCAATTATAACGATGGTATGAGAAGCGTCATCGAAAAGTATATTTCCTTTATTAATATTGATTACAGTACCAATGAACTTGAAAAAATGTATGAAAGACTCAACAGACACTCTAAAAATGGAAATGCCACTTTTGAAGGCGATTCGTTTAAAGAGGAAGCCTTAGAAATCGATTTGACATTGGTAAACAATTTGCATGAAAAACTGGGGAATATTTTTGTAGAAGATGCGTCACATTGA
- a CDS encoding cation:proton antiporter, producing MIALNAATASTHHLQPLISDLGLILLTAGIAVLLFRLIKQPLVLGYLIAGFLAGNHFDFFPTITEMKSVEVWAEIGVIVLLFSLGLEFSFKKLMKVGGTASITAITQIVTMVVMGYMVGRWMGWEQMDSIFLGVILSISSTTIILKTFDELGVKAQKFAGIVIGSLIVQDLVAILMMVLLSTIAVSQQFSGSELMMSVLKLIFFLTVWFLGGIFFIPTLLKKAKHLLTDEMLLIISLALCLTMVSFAANVGFSPALGAFIMGSIIAETTQAEHIEHLIKPIKDLFGAIFFVSVGMLIDPKMLYTHALPVAILTLVTIIGQSVSSTIGALLAGQPLKQSVQTGMSLSQIGEFSFIIATLGMTLNVTSSFLYPVVVAVSAITTFTTPFMVKYAVPFSDFLERKLPKRWVKNINRYSVNAQAIKSVSVWQKVLNAYIIQIVLHTIIITAIILLSVKFVAPLVAETRFGNTLAALITLVIIAPFLWALSLRRVAVEEVDSLWEERKYRGAILMLILIRMSLGLFLIGFLLNIFFSPLVAFIALVVAIVVYQIFPKKLNEQYHKIESHFLKNLNDRENKKIDRRYANLMPWDGHMSFFDIGTESNLVGKTLEELRIRESMGINIAYIKRGDITIPIPTKNERLFPGDEICVIGTDAQVTEFNKYLNQNEIEAPAKVEETDIVLRQFEVSPEDFVQKSIGQFRTKTNGMVVGIERNGNRILNPESSLILEKNDILWVVGDKKKMAELVKSH from the coding sequence ATGATCGCATTAAACGCCGCCACCGCATCTACCCACCACTTACAACCTCTAATTAGCGACTTAGGTCTCATCCTGCTGACTGCAGGAATTGCCGTTCTGTTATTTAGATTAATCAAACAACCTCTGGTTTTAGGTTATCTAATAGCGGGTTTTTTGGCCGGAAATCATTTTGATTTCTTTCCTACCATTACTGAAATGAAAAGTGTTGAAGTTTGGGCAGAAATTGGTGTAATCGTTTTACTATTTAGTTTAGGTCTTGAATTTAGTTTTAAAAAGCTAATGAAAGTTGGAGGAACCGCTTCCATAACAGCTATTACTCAAATTGTAACGATGGTCGTCATGGGTTATATGGTCGGGCGCTGGATGGGCTGGGAACAAATGGACAGTATCTTCTTAGGTGTTATACTTTCTATTTCTTCGACAACTATTATCCTGAAAACCTTTGATGAACTAGGCGTAAAAGCTCAAAAATTTGCCGGAATTGTAATTGGGTCTTTAATTGTGCAGGATCTTGTTGCTATTTTGATGATGGTGTTACTTTCAACCATTGCTGTAAGTCAGCAATTTTCAGGAAGTGAACTGATGATGTCTGTGCTAAAACTGATTTTCTTCCTGACCGTATGGTTTCTGGGCGGAATCTTTTTTATCCCAACCTTACTTAAAAAAGCCAAACATTTACTAACAGACGAAATGTTGCTGATTATTTCGCTTGCCCTTTGTTTAACTATGGTAAGTTTTGCCGCAAATGTTGGTTTCTCACCTGCTTTGGGCGCTTTTATCATGGGATCTATCATTGCCGAAACGACTCAGGCAGAGCACATCGAACATCTTATAAAACCTATAAAAGATCTATTTGGAGCTATTTTCTTTGTATCAGTTGGAATGCTTATCGACCCTAAAATGCTATACACGCATGCACTGCCTGTCGCTATTTTAACTTTGGTAACCATCATAGGTCAGTCTGTCAGTTCGACTATTGGTGCATTACTGGCCGGACAACCTTTAAAACAATCTGTACAAACAGGGATGAGTTTATCTCAAATCGGGGAGTTTTCGTTTATCATTGCTACATTGGGAATGACACTAAATGTAACCAGCTCCTTTTTATATCCGGTAGTTGTTGCCGTTTCGGCCATCACTACTTTTACAACGCCGTTTATGGTCAAATATGCCGTGCCATTTTCTGATTTTCTGGAACGAAAACTTCCCAAAAGATGGGTTAAAAACATTAATCGTTACAGTGTCAATGCACAGGCGATAAAATCAGTCAGTGTTTGGCAAAAAGTGCTTAATGCCTATATCATTCAAATCGTTCTGCATACTATTATTATTACAGCAATTATTTTATTATCGGTAAAATTTGTTGCGCCTTTAGTTGCTGAAACAAGATTCGGAAATACATTGGCAGCTCTTATCACCCTGGTAATTATTGCGCCATTCTTATGGGCACTCTCCCTTCGAAGAGTGGCAGTAGAAGAAGTCGATTCTTTATGGGAAGAACGTAAATACCGTGGTGCAATATTGATGCTGATTCTCATTAGAATGAGTCTCGGATTGTTCTTAATCGGATTTTTACTAAACATTTTCTTCTCTCCTTTAGTTGCCTTTATTGCTTTGGTTGTTGCTATTGTGGTCTATCAAATATTCCCTAAAAAATTAAACGAACAATACCATAAAATTGAAAGCCATTTTCTTAAAAATTTAAATGATCGCGAAAACAAAAAAATCGACAGACGTTACGCTAATTTAATGCCATGGGACGGTCACATGTCTTTTTTTGATATTGGGACAGAATCCAATTTAGTGGGTAAAACTCTAGAAGAACTGCGTATTCGTGAATCGATGGGAATCAATATTGCTTACATCAAACGAGGAGATATTACAATTCCAATTCCAACTAAAAACGAACGTCTGTTTCCCGGTGATGAAATTTGTGTTATCGGTACCGATGCTCAGGTTACTGAATTCAATAAATACCTCAATCAAAATGAAATTGAGGCTCCGGCAAAAGTAGAAGAAACAGATATTGTTTTACGTCAATTTGAAGTTTCTCCCGAAGATTTTGTACAAAAAAGCATTGGTCAATTCCGTACAAAAACCAATGGTATGGTGGTTGGAATTGAGCGAAATGGAAATAGGATTCTGAATCCGGAATCAAGCTTAATTTTAGAAAAAAATGATATTCTTTGGGTTGTAGGAGATAAAAAGAAAATGGCCGAATTGGTCAAAAGTCACTAA
- a CDS encoding TrmH family RNA methyltransferase: protein MIDLDYLAFLENILTDNRKERFLDVLANRTKHFTVAVEDVFQMHNTSAVMRSCEVFGIQELNIIEQRFGKRIDKEIALGAQKWVDINRFDTVEGCMTSLRNQGYQIIATTPHENDCLIQDFDITKPSALFFGTEKDGLSPEIMEKADGFLKIPMVGFTESLNISVSAAIIIQNLTNRLRNSDIKWQLSDEEILEKRLIWAKNSIKDIRRIEARYYSEKETSD from the coding sequence ATGATTGATTTAGATTACCTCGCTTTTCTTGAAAATATATTAACAGACAACCGCAAAGAACGATTTTTGGATGTTCTGGCCAATCGCACCAAACATTTTACAGTTGCTGTAGAAGATGTTTTTCAGATGCACAATACTAGTGCTGTGATGCGCAGTTGTGAGGTTTTCGGAATTCAGGAACTGAATATTATTGAGCAGCGTTTCGGAAAAAGAATCGATAAAGAAATCGCTCTGGGTGCACAAAAATGGGTTGACATCAATCGTTTTGATACCGTAGAGGGCTGTATGACTTCTTTGCGAAACCAAGGATATCAAATTATTGCGACAACTCCGCATGAAAACGATTGTTTAATTCAGGATTTCGATATCACAAAACCAAGTGCCTTATTTTTTGGAACAGAAAAAGACGGATTATCTCCTGAAATTATGGAAAAAGCGGATGGTTTTCTTAAAATTCCGATGGTAGGTTTTACAGAAAGTTTAAACATTTCCGTTTCGGCAGCCATTATCATTCAAAACCTGACCAACCGATTGCGAAATTCAGATATCAAATGGCAATTGTCAGACGAAGAAATTCTAGAAAAACGATTGATTTGGGCGAAAAATTCGATTAAAGATATTAGGCGTATTGAAGCACGATATTATTCTGAGAAAGAAACATCAGATTAG
- a CDS encoding SIR2 family NAD-dependent protein deacylase, with protein MKKKLVVLTGAGISAESGIKTFRDSDGLWEGHDVMEVATPEGWRKNQELVLDFYNKRRQQLKEVEPNSGHNILAELEHDFDVHIITQNVDNLHERAGSTKVLHLHGELLKVRSTQNRNLILDWTEDLYTGDLDPNGHQLRPHIVWFGEDVPALEEAINITETADYFAVIGTSLQVYPAAGLISYTPSVTPVFYIDPNPISIPNLRNKVDVIAEVASKGVATLRDRLKSGFSF; from the coding sequence ATGAAAAAGAAATTAGTGGTTTTAACCGGAGCCGGAATTAGTGCTGAAAGCGGGATCAAAACTTTTCGCGACAGTGATGGTTTATGGGAAGGTCATGATGTGATGGAAGTTGCCACTCCTGAAGGCTGGAGAAAAAATCAGGAATTGGTTCTGGACTTTTACAACAAAAGACGCCAGCAGCTTAAGGAAGTAGAACCCAATTCAGGACATAACATTCTAGCCGAACTAGAGCATGATTTTGATGTGCACATCATCACCCAAAATGTAGACAATCTGCATGAGCGTGCCGGAAGCACCAAAGTCCTGCATTTACATGGAGAATTACTAAAGGTACGAAGCACTCAAAATCGCAACTTAATTTTAGACTGGACAGAAGACCTCTATACTGGTGATCTGGACCCAAACGGACATCAGCTTCGCCCTCATATTGTATGGTTTGGCGAAGACGTTCCTGCTCTTGAAGAAGCCATCAACATTACCGAAACAGCTGATTATTTTGCCGTTATTGGAACATCGCTACAAGTATATCCGGCGGCAGGATTAATTTCATATACGCCCTCTGTCACACCTGTTTTCTATATTGATCCAAATCCAATCAGCATCCCAAACCTTCGTAATAAAGTAGACGTAATTGCCGAAGTCGCCTCAAAAGGTGTAGCCACTTTAAGAGATCGTTTAAAATCTGGTTTTAGTTTTTAA
- a CDS encoding chitinase gives MTKKHHTNCKGDVTKKQTLLRRFTPLVFLPVLFCFFSVLFSCSHDNLQEKKDPTIENPKPGEEPQKPDTPSTPGNNAGLKDLISKQQFQELFPYRYGAEQSNNWIVNPSKDFYTYDALMKAVDLMADLKVVIERKGWFQKITRTKKSTNETKVIKEDADFSASWNNNTVVRQEVDYADFISIGSLEVRKRELAAFLANISHETTGGWSTAPGGAYSWGLHFREEVGYDENSTTGYRDENNVAYPPVVKKSYHGRGPIQLSWNYNYGQISEFLYGDKNVLLKNPENVAKDAALAFQTAIWFWMTPQAPKPSCHAVMVGQWLPTQQDINEGRKPGFGATINIINGALECNKADSDKTQSRRGFYQRYLTVLNTSDPNCECQCDKMQPFK, from the coding sequence ATGACTAAAAAACACCATACGAATTGTAAAGGCGATGTTACTAAAAAACAAACCTTATTAAGGAGGTTTACGCCACTTGTTTTCTTACCTGTTTTATTTTGTTTCTTTTCGGTACTATTTTCTTGTAGTCATGATAATCTGCAAGAAAAGAAGGATCCTACGATAGAAAATCCTAAACCTGGTGAAGAACCTCAAAAGCCGGATACTCCAAGTACTCCAGGGAATAATGCAGGGCTTAAAGACCTTATAAGTAAACAGCAATTTCAGGAGTTGTTCCCTTATCGTTATGGAGCAGAGCAGAGCAATAACTGGATAGTGAATCCTTCAAAAGATTTTTATACCTACGATGCGTTGATGAAAGCAGTTGATCTTATGGCAGACCTAAAGGTTGTTATCGAAAGAAAAGGGTGGTTTCAGAAAATAACCCGTACTAAAAAATCGACTAATGAAACAAAAGTGATTAAAGAAGATGCCGATTTCAGTGCTTCCTGGAACAATAATACTGTAGTGAGACAAGAAGTTGATTATGCAGATTTTATAAGCATTGGTTCTTTGGAAGTACGAAAAAGAGAACTAGCCGCTTTTCTTGCTAATATATCTCATGAAACTACGGGTGGCTGGTCAACGGCACCGGGAGGAGCCTATTCATGGGGTTTACACTTTCGTGAAGAGGTAGGCTATGATGAAAATAGTACCACAGGTTACAGAGATGAGAATAACGTGGCTTATCCTCCGGTAGTAAAGAAATCCTACCACGGTCGAGGCCCCATACAGTTGAGTTGGAATTATAATTATGGGCAGATAAGTGAATTTTTATATGGAGATAAAAACGTACTGCTTAAGAATCCTGAAAATGTAGCCAAAGATGCGGCTTTGGCGTTCCAGACTGCTATATGGTTTTGGATGACACCACAGGCTCCTAAACCTTCGTGTCATGCGGTAATGGTTGGTCAGTGGCTGCCTACCCAACAGGATATTAATGAGGGACGTAAACCCGGGTTTGGAGCGACAATTAATATTATCAATGGTGCTTTAGAATGCAATAAAGCAGATAGTGATAAAACACAATCAAGAAGAGGTTTTTATCAAAGATATTTAACTGTTCTCAACACCAGTGACCCTAATTGTGAATGCCAATGCGATAAAATGCAACCGTTTAAATAA
- a CDS encoding aspartyl/asparaginyl beta-hydroxylase domain-containing protein → MNPSSSKLPVSFLADKLQKELAICENDLWTPHFNTGDYSGNWTSVSLRSQSGLVNDITSFANQEYKNTALLEKCPYFKEIMDWFQCEKEAVRLLRLGPQSEIKEHTDNDTSYEDGFFRIHVPIITNSDVLFYVDKKLVPMKIGECWYANFQLPHSVENKSAEARIHLTLDCVRNDWSDQLFAEMGFDIHYSREKEQYSDEVKQMIIAELSRNPSAAGAQIIADLQS, encoded by the coding sequence ATGAACCCTTCTTCCAGTAAACTTCCTGTTTCTTTTTTAGCAGATAAATTGCAAAAAGAACTGGCAATATGCGAAAATGATCTCTGGACGCCCCATTTTAATACTGGCGACTATAGCGGCAATTGGACAAGTGTATCCTTAAGGTCACAGTCCGGTTTAGTAAACGATATTACCTCTTTTGCTAATCAAGAGTATAAAAACACAGCATTACTGGAGAAATGTCCTTATTTTAAGGAGATCATGGATTGGTTTCAGTGCGAGAAGGAAGCTGTGCGTTTGCTCAGGTTAGGACCGCAAAGCGAAATAAAAGAACATACGGATAACGATACCTCTTATGAAGATGGGTTTTTTAGAATTCACGTTCCGATCATAACCAATTCTGATGTACTTTTTTATGTGGATAAAAAACTGGTTCCCATGAAAATAGGGGAGTGCTGGTACGCAAATTTTCAGCTTCCCCATAGTGTAGAGAATAAAAGTGCTGAGGCACGTATTCATCTTACGTTGGATTGTGTCCGAAATGACTGGTCCGATCAATTGTTTGCTGAAATGGGCTTTGATATTCATTATTCCCGAGAAAAAGAGCAATATTCTGATGAGGTAAAACAAATGATTATTGCAGAACTTTCCCGAAACCCGTCGGCAGCTGGAGCTCAGATTATTGCCGATTTGCAATCCTAA
- the cysC gene encoding adenylyl-sulfate kinase has translation MILIQFTGLSGSGKTTLAENVRQLLIEKKYKVEIIDGDVYRKTICKDLGFSKEDRCENVRRLFNVGRNFVVSDTIVLMSVINPYENLRNELRNHEFVRTVYLDCSIDNLIERDPKGLYKKALLSDNDPDKIKNFTGISDIFETPLQPDLVLKTDVESVPVSTHKLYHFILNSLPDLA, from the coding sequence ATGATTTTAATACAATTTACAGGATTATCGGGTTCGGGTAAAACAACATTAGCTGAAAATGTTCGACAGCTTTTAATAGAAAAAAAGTATAAAGTCGAGATAATTGATGGCGATGTATATCGGAAAACCATCTGTAAAGACCTGGGATTTTCTAAAGAAGACCGCTGCGAAAATGTCAGACGTCTTTTTAATGTTGGACGAAATTTTGTTGTATCGGACACGATCGTTTTGATGTCAGTTATAAATCCATATGAAAACCTGAGAAACGAATTGCGCAATCATGAATTTGTCAGAACTGTATATTTAGATTGTTCGATCGATAATTTAATCGAAAGAGATCCTAAGGGGTTGTATAAAAAAGCATTATTATCGGATAATGATCCTGATAAAATAAAGAATTTTACCGGTATAAGCGATATTTTTGAAACTCCGTTACAACCAGATTTAGTGCTGAAAACTGATGTAGAAAGCGTTCCGGTTTCGACTCATAAACTGTATCATTTTATTTTAAACAGTTTACCTGATTTGGCTTGA